A window from bacterium encodes these proteins:
- a CDS encoding TIGR02677 family protein, translating to MAPPGGTGDGGPVNGGPGGAVGGGTGGPAGDGERDRARQLFRYLGGEEWQEYRAILSVFAGTFFAEFTSEDVAARPVVAGAGLDAEAVAARLESLRRWGNLTVSSSIGTPASLDDYYRRRNRYLITRAGQEIHELVEGVLAGVDEIGDVQAGRLRDLHRALGELTAQLDAEEGGEELADRVRRVFDLHERFTSELTQFFAELNQWQNRYDLDADEVQLFATVLVGYVSEKLSEIERMTRPIARSLTAILGRLDDLLPALRTGLAARVDDAGLAASVAVRRLKGTDPADWEHLAAWFRPPPGRPSRLDQLTRQAVAAVRTLTANVTRLSRAGLGAASRRADFVTLAGFFDRATSAGEAHRIAAAAFGLGSCRRIGAPAADVDDPVPTVTPWREAPRATVAVSLRIRGDRSQRGLATPVRDRRTERAWIAQRRERERVAREAVAAELLGCAGEGGLLDGAQLSVASFTLLRDLVGRSGHGYSPGAAVRAATADGVRCEVRRIEGARTVVECPEGRLALGGLEVAVGAAPGAPEPTREQASATGAAT from the coding sequence GTGGCCCCGCCGGGTGGCACGGGAGACGGCGGCCCGGTCAACGGCGGCCCGGGCGGCGCGGTCGGCGGCGGCACTGGTGGCCCGGCCGGCGATGGTGAGCGGGATCGGGCCAGGCAGCTGTTCCGCTATCTCGGCGGCGAGGAGTGGCAGGAGTACCGGGCGATCCTCAGCGTCTTCGCCGGTACGTTCTTCGCCGAGTTCACCAGCGAGGACGTGGCCGCCCGTCCGGTCGTGGCCGGCGCCGGCCTGGATGCCGAAGCGGTCGCCGCCCGGCTCGAGAGCCTGCGGCGCTGGGGCAACCTCACCGTGTCCTCGTCCATCGGCACGCCGGCGAGCCTCGACGACTACTACCGCAGGCGCAACCGCTACCTCATCACCCGTGCCGGCCAGGAGATCCACGAACTCGTCGAGGGCGTGCTGGCGGGAGTGGACGAGATCGGCGACGTGCAGGCCGGCCGGCTCCGTGACCTTCACCGCGCCCTTGGCGAACTGACGGCGCAGTTGGACGCCGAGGAGGGCGGCGAGGAACTCGCTGATCGCGTGCGGCGGGTATTCGATCTGCACGAGCGCTTCACCAGCGAGCTGACGCAGTTCTTCGCCGAACTGAATCAGTGGCAGAACCGCTACGACCTCGACGCCGACGAGGTGCAGCTCTTCGCCACCGTGCTCGTGGGCTACGTCTCGGAGAAACTCAGCGAGATCGAACGTATGACGCGCCCCATCGCACGCAGCCTCACGGCGATCCTCGGCCGGCTCGACGACCTGCTCCCCGCGCTGCGCACCGGCCTGGCGGCCCGCGTGGACGACGCCGGCCTTGCCGCAAGCGTCGCGGTCCGCCGCCTGAAGGGCACCGACCCCGCGGACTGGGAGCATCTGGCGGCGTGGTTCAGACCGCCGCCGGGACGCCCCTCCCGGCTGGACCAACTCACGCGGCAGGCCGTCGCCGCGGTGCGGACGCTGACCGCCAACGTGACCAGGCTGTCGCGAGCGGGCCTGGGCGCCGCCTCACGGCGCGCCGACTTCGTCACGCTGGCTGGATTCTTCGACCGGGCCACGAGCGCCGGCGAGGCCCACCGGATCGCAGCCGCCGCCTTCGGACTCGGCTCCTGCCGCCGCATCGGGGCGCCGGCGGCCGACGTTGACGATCCGGTCCCCACCGTCACGCCGTGGCGCGAGGCGCCTCGTGCCACGGTCGCCGTGTCCTTGCGGATCCGCGGCGACCGGAGCCAGCGCGGCCTGGCCACGCCGGTGCGCGACCGGCGCACCGAGCGCGCCTGGATTGCCCAGCGGCGCGAGCGGGAGCGCGTCGCCCGCGAAGCCGTCGCCGCCGAATTGCTGGGGTGCGCCGGCGAGGGCGGGCTCCTCGACGGGGCGCAACTCTCGGTCGCCTCCTTCACGCTGCTGCGCGATCTGGTGGGGCGGTCCGGGCACGGCTACTCGCCCGGCGCCGCCGTCCGCGCCGCCACCGCCGACGGCGTGCGCTGCGAGGTGCGCCGCATCGAGGGCGCGCGAACCGTCGTGGAGTGCCCCGAAGGCAGGCTCGCCCTGGGAGGACTGGAGGTCGCGGTCGGTGCCGCACCGGGCGCACCCGAGCCGACGAGGGAACAGGCATCAGCGACCGGAGCCGCGACGTGA